The nucleotide window TATTTGTGAAGAACCAAAAAATATATAATATTTAATAATGATAATAAGGAGATAAGAATGAAAGTAAATACTAAAATACCAGAATATATATATGATATTATTTCTAGTGATTCAGAATATTTTGATATAAAAATAGGAAGTATAAGTAATAGGCTTATAAAATATTATATGAATAAGGAATTTAAAAATAAAGATTTTAAATATAAAGGTGACAAGTCAATACAATTTAATTTAGATAAACATAATGAAGTTATATTTATTGATTGTTTAAAAAAGAATGAAATAAAATCTAATTCAGATTATTTAAGATTAATATATTTTGAGTATATAAATAATTTGAAGACAATAAGAGAGAAAATTTTATTTTCAGATATATTTAATAAGTTAGAATCGTATATATTAAATTCAGAAAAAGTTATAATAGATTATAAAAATAAACTTAGAAAAGTAGATCCTTATTTCATAATTTCTTATGAAAAAGAGGGAAGATCATATCTATTTTGTTATTGTGATGAATCTAAAGATTATAGAAGCTATAAAATATCAGATATTAAGGATATATATAATTTTAATGAAAAATATGAAATTAAAGATAAAGAATATGTAGAGGAAATTAAGAAAAATTTTGATCCATTTCTATCTTTTAAAAATGAAATTAAGGTAAGATTAACAGAAAAAGGTAAAGAGATTTATAAGGTAGCTAATGTAAATAAACCAGAACTTTTAAGAATAGAAGAAGGAATACATGTATTTCAATGTAATATACCTTTAGCATTAATATATTTTGCACAATTTTATAATGAAGTTGAAATATTAGAACCTAAAGAATTAAGAGATAAAATAAAAGAAAAGATTATGGAAATGTTAAAATTATATAAATAATAAATTTATATTATTAAATAAATATATAAAAAATTGATTCGTAAAAACATAAACAAATGTAAGTTTTAGTTTTAAATATTCAGGTAGGAAGAAAAAAATAATTATTTAGATATATATAATTGTTCAGGTAATGTTAGAGAATATTGTTTTTATACATATATTTATAAAGTAAGCACTATTAATATAACAAAACGTAATACTTATATTAAAGTTTAAATTAAAATAATTTGAAATATAATTTTTATAAAAATTAAAAATAGGGAGTGTTGTTTAATGGAAATGATAGAAAAATTCACTAAATTATCAAAGGAATTATCAAAGAATCTTATTGGTAAGGAAGAAATAATTAAATATGCATTATTTGCTTTAATATCAAAAGAAAATGTTTTATTAGTAGGACCTCCGGGTACTGCAAAGAGTGAAATTGCTCGTAGAATGAGTCAAGTAATAAAAGATGGTAAATATTTTGAGTATTTATTAACTAAGTTTACAACACCTGAAGAATTATTTGGACCAATATCACTTTCTAATTTAAAGAAAGATATATTTATGAGAAAT belongs to Pseudostreptobacillus hongkongensis and includes:
- a CDS encoding WYL domain-containing protein codes for the protein MKVNTKIPEYIYDIISSDSEYFDIKIGSISNRLIKYYMNKEFKNKDFKYKGDKSIQFNLDKHNEVIFIDCLKKNEIKSNSDYLRLIYFEYINNLKTIREKILFSDIFNKLESYILNSEKVIIDYKNKLRKVDPYFIISYEKEGRSYLFCYCDESKDYRSYKISDIKDIYNFNEKYEIKDKEYVEEIKKNFDPFLSFKNEIKVRLTEKGKEIYKVANVNKPELLRIEEGIHVFQCNIPLALIYFAQFYNEVEILEPKELRDKIKEKIMEMLKLYK